One Eublepharis macularius isolate TG4126 chromosome 6, MPM_Emac_v1.0, whole genome shotgun sequence DNA segment encodes these proteins:
- the SST gene encoding somatostatin, with the protein MLTSRLQCALALLVSVALALSTVAAAPSDPRLRQFLQKSLAAAAGKQELAKYFLAELLSEPSQAENEALESDDMSRGAEQDEVRLELERSANLNPALAPRERKAGCKNFFWKTFTSC; encoded by the exons ATGCTGACCAGCCGCCTCCAGTGCGCTCTCGCTCTGCTCGTCTCGGTCGCCCTGGCGCTGAGCACCGTGGCCGCAGCCCCCTCCGACCCGAGGCTCCGGCAGTTCCTGCAGAAGTCACTGGCCGCAGCGGCGGGGAAACAG GAACTAGCCAAGTATTTCCTGGCAGAACTCCTCTCAGAACCCAGCCAGGCAGAAAACGAGGCCCTGGAGTCGGACGACATGTCTCGTGGCGCTGAGCAAGACGAAGTCAGGCTGGAGCTGGAAAGATCGGCCAACTTGAACCCAGCCCTGGCACCCAGAGAACGCAAGGCCGGATGCAAGAATTTCTTCTGGAAAACATTCACATCTTGTTAG